A stretch of DNA from Chrysiogenia bacterium:
CCGGGAGAGCTACTGGCGTTTCTCGCGCTTTGGACCGAGGCATGCACAACTGGAGCGAGGGCGGGAAATGAGTGAGAGCAGACTGATCATTGCGGCCAACCGGCTGCCGGTTACCTTTGTTGAAGAAAACGGCAGGCTGCAGGCAAAGCCTTCGGGCGGCGGCCTGGTGACCGCGCTTCGGGCCGTGCTGCGCAACCGCGGCGGGCTGTGGGTCGGCTGGTCGGGCTCGAATGCCTCATTGGAAGGGCGCGAGGAAGACCTGGCGCAGGCCAACCGCGAGGCGGGCTTCGAACTCCATCCAATCGAACTCTCCGAGCGCGAGGTCAATCGCTTCTACCTGGGATTCTCCAACCAGATCGCCTGGCCGCTTTTCCATAGCCTGATCGACCGCTGCAAGTTTTCGCCCGAATACTGGGACACCTACATGAGGGTGAACGAGCGCTTTGCCAGGCGCCTGCGCGAGCACTATCGCGAGGGCGATTATATCTGGGTGCACGATTATCACCTGATGGAAGTCGGGCGCGAGCTGCGGCGCCTGGGCCTGAAGGCGCCGATCGGATTTTTTCTGCACATCCCGTTTCCCCCGGTTGAGGTTTTCTTGCGGCTTCCCTGGCGCGAAAAGGTGATGCAGGCCCTGCTGGATTTCGACCTATTGGGCTTCCAGACCATGCGGGATCGCAGGCATTTTTTGAACTGCGTGCGCCAGCTCGTTCCCGGCGTTGAGGTGCAGGCCAAGGGCGCGCTGGCGCGGGCCAGGCTCGGCGAGCGCGAGCTGCACGTGGGCGCATTTCCCATCAGCATCGACTTTCGCGAGTTCGCAGATGCAGCGGCGTCCGATCACGTCACGCAGCTCTGCGAGCAGCTTCGCGAGCAGATGGGCCCGCGCAAGGTGATGGTGGGGCTCGACCGGCTCGATTACACGAAGGGGATCCCGCATCGCTTTCGTGCATTCGAGAACGCACTCGAGCGTTACCCCGACCTGCAGGGGCACATCAGCCTGGTGCAGATCGTCGCGCCCAGCCGCGAGACCATTCCCGAGTACGAATCCCTGCACGCGGAGATCGAGCGCCTGGTGGGGCGAATCAACGGGCGCTTCAGCCGGGTGGGGTGGATCCCCATTCACTATCTCTACCGCACGCTCACGCGCGAGGAGATACTGGCCTATTGCCGCAGCGCCGACATCGGACTGGTGACTCCGCTTTGCGACGGGATGAACCTGGTGGCGAAGGAATACTGCGCCTGCAATCTCGATGAATCGGGTGTGCTCATCCTCAGCGAGTTCGCCGGCGCGGCCTCCGAGCTCCAGCGCGATGCACTGCTGGTCAATCCCTTCGACATCGAGGGCACGGCCGACGCGATTTATCAGGCGGCGATCATGCCTCCCGAGCGCCGGCACCCGCGGATGCAGCGCCTTCGCCAGAAGATCCGGCGCAACGACATCCAGCGATGGGTGGACTCGTTCCTGCGTATCGGGATGGGGCGCGCGCTGGGGGATTTCCCGGTACTCGAATCGATCGACGACTACGTGCCGAGGATCCACTATTCCGGCGGCGCTGAGAACGCCTGAAACGCCCTTCAGCCTCGAAAAAAAGCGATTTCGTAGTCTGGGCGCATTTGCGGCGCTTCATATGAGCTACGTCATCTTTTCAGCGACTCAAAAGCCCTATGGTGGGTCTCAGGGAGCAGTCTGGGCCGGTTTTCGGCCCCAGTTTCGGACCTTCCCAAGGAGCAACCCCATGATCAGCGTGACCAAGCTACTTCTGGACCAGGTCGCCGCCGGCGACGCCATCCGCTACGGCGAGAATGTCCCCGAAAAACACGGCATGCCCGGCTCGACGCCGCCCGAGGCGCCGGTGAGCGCCGAGGCCCGCCGCCCGGTGGTGGTCTGGAATCTCACCCGCAGTTG
This window harbors:
- a CDS encoding trehalose-6-phosphate synthase, which encodes MSESRLIIAANRLPVTFVEENGRLQAKPSGGGLVTALRAVLRNRGGLWVGWSGSNASLEGREEDLAQANREAGFELHPIELSEREVNRFYLGFSNQIAWPLFHSLIDRCKFSPEYWDTYMRVNERFARRLREHYREGDYIWVHDYHLMEVGRELRRLGLKAPIGFFLHIPFPPVEVFLRLPWREKVMQALLDFDLLGFQTMRDRRHFLNCVRQLVPGVEVQAKGALARARLGERELHVGAFPISIDFREFADAAASDHVTQLCEQLREQMGPRKVMVGLDRLDYTKGIPHRFRAFENALERYPDLQGHISLVQIVAPSRETIPEYESLHAEIERLVGRINGRFSRVGWIPIHYLYRTLTREEILAYCRSADIGLVTPLCDGMNLVAKEYCACNLDESGVLILSEFAGAASELQRDALLVNPFDIEGTADAIYQAAIMPPERRHPRMQRLRQKIRRNDIQRWVDSFLRIGMGRALGDFPVLESIDDYVPRIHYSGGAENA